The Pirellulales bacterium genome has a segment encoding these proteins:
- a CDS encoding RNA methyltransferase, producing the protein MRIRITSLDDPRLEPYCHLKDTNRTRWAGLFICEGEKLVRRLLASDFSVESVLLSNRFEPQLGSLAPPGVPVWIVPDELVEPLVGFDFHRGILACGRRRPNPSLAELAPPGPRLTLVICPEVQDPENLGSILRIASAFGVDGVLVGRGSADPFSRRVLRVSMGASLRVAIRESTDLVDDLSQLRNPLSVQLAATVLDSTAEQLSSAGRPNRFALLFGSEGHGLDPSIVALCDRRITIPMRSGTDSLNVAVAAGIFLYHFRGCSPL; encoded by the coding sequence GTGCGAATTCGCATCACCTCGCTCGACGATCCGCGTCTGGAGCCGTATTGTCATCTGAAGGACACCAATCGCACTCGCTGGGCAGGACTCTTCATCTGCGAAGGAGAGAAGCTCGTCCGGCGTCTGCTCGCCAGCGATTTTTCGGTCGAATCGGTCCTGCTCAGCAATCGTTTCGAGCCGCAGCTCGGCTCGCTCGCACCGCCTGGCGTTCCAGTCTGGATCGTGCCGGACGAGTTGGTCGAGCCGCTGGTTGGCTTCGACTTCCATCGCGGAATTCTGGCTTGCGGGCGGCGGCGTCCCAATCCGTCGCTCGCGGAACTCGCTCCGCCGGGCCCACGGCTGACCCTGGTGATCTGCCCGGAGGTCCAGGATCCCGAAAACCTCGGTTCCATTCTGCGGATAGCGAGCGCGTTTGGCGTCGATGGCGTCCTGGTTGGCCGCGGTTCGGCAGATCCCTTCTCGCGCCGTGTCCTGCGCGTCTCGATGGGCGCGTCGCTCCGTGTGGCGATCCGCGAGTCGACCGATTTGGTGGACGATCTGAGCCAGCTTCGCAATCCGCTCTCCGTGCAACTTGCCGCAACCGTCCTCGATTCCACCGCCGAGCAACTTTCGTCCGCCGGTCGACCCAACCGCTTCGCCCTGCTCTTCGGCAGCGAAGGACACGGCCTCGATCCTTCGATCGTCGCGCTCTGCGACCGCCGGATCACCATTCCCATGCGATCGGGCACCGACTCCCTCAATGTCGCCGTCGCCGCGGGAATTTTTCTGTATCACTTCCGCGGCTGCTCGCCATTGTAG
- a CDS encoding SDR family NAD(P)-dependent oxidoreductase — protein MPYWNEKVAVITGGSGGLGKALAGTLAAAGANVVIVARDAQRLERAAADVRRASGNVLAMPADVTRQEHVERIFQQVASQFGRLDLLVNSAGRSTRGEAIDTSPQEFVDLMDLNFIAAVRCCRAAAPHLLKNQGHLVNIGSLAGKAAVRYVGAYPATKFALTAYTQQLRLEMSPRGLHVLLVLPGPIARDDSEQRYADQAAGLPEKARKPGAGVKFRAVPPEKLSRLILKACEQRRPELVYPRLVRLLFVLGQLSPRLGDWLVRRLT, from the coding sequence ATGCCGTACTGGAATGAAAAGGTCGCGGTGATCACCGGCGGCTCCGGCGGATTGGGCAAGGCACTGGCCGGCACGCTCGCCGCCGCTGGAGCCAACGTCGTGATCGTGGCGCGGGATGCCCAAAGACTCGAGCGCGCCGCGGCCGACGTTCGCCGTGCGAGCGGCAATGTGTTGGCAATGCCCGCGGACGTGACCCGGCAAGAGCATGTCGAGCGGATTTTTCAACAAGTCGCCAGTCAATTCGGCCGGCTCGATTTGCTCGTCAACAGCGCCGGGCGATCCACGCGCGGAGAGGCGATCGACACCTCGCCGCAAGAGTTCGTCGATTTGATGGACCTGAATTTTATCGCCGCGGTGCGCTGTTGCCGCGCCGCGGCGCCGCACTTGCTCAAGAACCAGGGGCATTTGGTAAACATCGGGTCTTTGGCCGGCAAGGCGGCCGTTCGTTACGTCGGCGCCTATCCGGCGACGAAGTTTGCGCTCACCGCCTACACGCAGCAGCTTCGACTCGAGATGTCTCCGCGCGGGCTGCACGTGCTGCTCGTTTTGCCCGGCCCGATCGCTCGCGATGATTCCGAGCAGCGCTATGCCGATCAGGCGGCCGGGTTGCCGGAAAAGGCGCGCAAGCCTGGCGCGGGGGTCAAATTCCGCGCGGTTCCGCCGGAGAAACTCTCGCGATTGATTCTCAAAGCCTGCGAGCAGCGCCGGCCGGAATTGGTTTATCCGCGCCTCGTCCGCCTGCTATTCGTGCTCGGACAACTCTCGCCCCGCTTGGGCGATTGGCTAGTCCGCCGGCTGACATGA
- a CDS encoding RNA polymerase sigma factor, whose protein sequence is MADDQSFPGGAGGAERVNGLPAMLPVNAALPVDAARPIGPAAGDGIALAHKVKNELDLPRLVADHAGVLYGYAYRLTGSVADAEDLTQQTFLIAHQKLSQLRDAACARGWLFAVLRRVYLKSQQKTRRLPMAGAVLDIETIPDEIVADLIVDRELLQAAINELPDAYKLVVLSFYFENLSYREIAEQFDLPVGTVMSRLSRAKNQIRSRLLEAECVAVPGAGPACDVPADADPSAPRVRGA, encoded by the coding sequence ATGGCGGACGACCAGAGTTTCCCGGGCGGAGCCGGGGGCGCGGAGCGCGTGAACGGATTGCCGGCAATGCTGCCAGTGAATGCGGCGCTGCCGGTGGATGCGGCGCGGCCAATCGGTCCGGCGGCAGGCGATGGCATCGCGCTCGCCCATAAGGTGAAAAACGAGTTGGACTTGCCTCGGCTTGTCGCCGACCATGCCGGCGTGTTATATGGCTATGCCTATCGGCTGACGGGTTCGGTGGCCGACGCGGAGGACCTTACCCAGCAAACCTTTTTGATCGCCCATCAAAAGCTGTCGCAGTTGCGCGATGCCGCCTGCGCGCGGGGATGGCTGTTTGCAGTGCTGCGGCGGGTGTATTTGAAATCCCAACAGAAGACGCGGCGCTTGCCGATGGCCGGCGCCGTTTTGGATATCGAAACGATTCCCGACGAAATTGTCGCCGATCTCATCGTCGATCGCGAGTTGTTGCAAGCGGCAATCAATGAATTGCCCGATGCGTACAAGCTAGTCGTCTTGAGCTTTTATTTCGAGAACCTGTCGTATCGTGAAATTGCCGAGCAGTTTGATTTGCCGGTGGGAACGGTGATGAGCCGATTGTCTCGGGCAAAGAATCAGATCCGATCGCGGCTGCTTGAGGCGGAATGTGTCGCAGTGCCCGGTGCCGGGCCGGCCTGTGACGTGCCGGCGGATGCCGACCCGTCGGCGCCCCGAGTGAGAGGTGCCTGA
- a CDS encoding DUF6174 domain-containing protein, whose product MSANHSRGDDDAEGVRATNGHPSANDPPRAGLAAHQKSRSRLRNLVLGIAIGSVIGLIGTIGVIAYLARGQLPIMSATDFEAAVSRWNERGLKNYEMELEGNFDIKGKLHVAVRNGEVTSMSLDGQPSPARIWEYWSVNGLFGIIRRDLDRNEAAAKNPGGPLPQPVLQQAEFDPELGFPRRYQRSEISSGQSGDWRIVSLRHFD is encoded by the coding sequence ATGTCGGCGAATCACTCGCGGGGTGACGATGATGCCGAGGGCGTTCGAGCGACGAACGGGCACCCTTCGGCGAATGATCCGCCCCGTGCTGGGCTGGCGGCGCATCAGAAATCCCGATCGCGATTGCGAAACCTAGTTCTCGGAATCGCGATCGGGTCGGTCATCGGACTAATCGGGACGATCGGCGTCATAGCATATCTCGCTCGCGGGCAGTTGCCGATCATGTCGGCGACCGATTTCGAGGCAGCCGTGAGCCGCTGGAATGAGCGTGGCCTAAAGAACTACGAAATGGAGCTGGAAGGCAACTTCGACATCAAGGGCAAGTTGCACGTCGCGGTTCGCAACGGTGAAGTTACCTCGATGAGTTTGGACGGGCAGCCCAGCCCCGCGCGGATCTGGGAGTATTGGTCGGTGAACGGGCTGTTTGGCATTATCCGCCGCGACTTGGATCGCAACGAAGCAGCGGCTAAGAACCCGGGCGGCCCGCTGCCGCAGCCAGTGCTTCAGCAAGCCGAGTTCGATCCCGAGCTGGGATTCCCGCGCCGCTATCAGCGCAGCGAAATCTCGTCGGGCCAGAGCGGGGATTGGCGAATCGTCAGCCTCCGCCACTTCGATTGA
- a CDS encoding helix-turn-helix transcriptional regulator codes for MKTVEHLFEETGLSVEEIAERSDLSMERVAAIAEGRWTPSPDDRERMAAAFGVPAAEISWGHSMNPRNIRYRRFGLRENF; via the coding sequence ATGAAGACGGTTGAGCATCTATTCGAAGAGACCGGTCTATCGGTTGAAGAGATCGCCGAGCGGTCCGATCTGTCGATGGAACGTGTGGCGGCGATCGCGGAAGGGCGGTGGACTCCCAGCCCCGACGATCGCGAGCGTATGGCGGCTGCGTTCGGAGTGCCGGCCGCCGAGATTAGCTGGGGGCATTCGATGAACCCGCGAAACATTCGCTATCGGCGCTTCGGCCTACGCGAGAATTTCTGA